A genomic stretch from Arvicanthis niloticus isolate mArvNil1 chromosome 12, mArvNil1.pat.X, whole genome shotgun sequence includes:
- the Qtrt2 gene encoding queuine tRNA-ribosyltransferase accessory subunit 2 — protein sequence MKLSLNKVVNGCRLGTIQHLGKAGDCTVDIPGCLLYTRTGSAPHLTHQTLQNIHGVPAMAQLTLSSLAEHHEVLAEYKKGVGSFIGMPESLFYCSLHDPVSPGPAGYVTNKSVSVWGFGGRVEMTVSKFMAIQEALQPDWFQCLSDGEASCAEATSIKRARKSVDRSLLFLDSCLRLQEESEVLQKSMIIGVIEGGDVMEERLRSARETAKRPVGGFLLDGFQGNPAVTETRLHLLSSVTAELPEDKPRLICGVSRPDEVLECIERGVDLFESFFPYQVTERGCALTFTFDCRLNPEETLLQQNGIQEEIKCLDQIKKIEATGCNQEMASFEINLKEKKYREDFRPLVRGCSCYCCKNHTRAYVHHLLVTNELLAGVLLMMHNFEHYFRFFCSIREALKNDTLAQLKELICRQMS from the exons ATGAAGCTGAGTCTCAACAAAGTCGTTAATGGCTGTCGTCTAGGAACAATTCAACACCTGGGCAAAGCAGGGGACTGCACAGTGGACATTCCAGGCTGCCTTCTGTACACCAGGACTGGCTCTGCCCCACACCTGACACATCAGACACTGCAGAATATCCATGGGGTCCCAGCCATGGCCCAGCTCACACTGTCATCCCT AGCAGAACATCATGAAGTCTTGGCAGAGTATAAGAAAGGAGTTGGAAGCTTTATAG GCATGCCAGAATCGCTCTTCTATTGTTCCCTGCACGATCCAGTCAGCCCCGGCCCAGCTGGTTATGTAACAAATAAG tctgtgtctgtgtggggttTCGGAGGTCGAGTAGAAATGACTGTTTCCAAGTTCATGGCAATTCAGGAGGCCCTGCAGCCAGATTGGTTCCAGTGCCTCTCGGATGGAGAGGCATCTTGTGCAGAAGCAACGTCCATAAAAAGGGCCCGGAAGTCTGTGGACCGGTCCCTTCTGTTCCTGGACAGCTGTTTGCGGCTACAGGAAGAGTCTGAG gtcCTTCAGAAAAGTATGATCATTGGAGTGATTGAAGGTGGAGATGTAATGGAAGAGAGGTTGAGGTCGGCACGAGAGACAGCCAAGCGACCTGTTGGGGGCTTCCTGCTGGATGGCTTTCAAGGGAATCCAGCAGTCACAGAAACCAGACTGCACTTGCTGTCATCAGTCACTGCAGAGCTGCCAGAGGACAAACCAAG GCTCATCTGCGGTGTCAGTCGGCCAGACGAAGTTCTTGAGTGTATTGAAAGAGGAGTGGACTTGTTTGAGAGTTTTTTTCCATATCAAGTGACCGAGCGGGGCTGTGCCCTGACTTTCACCTTTGATTGCCGGCTGAATCCTGAGGAGACAT tattgcaacaaaatggaatccaagaagaaataaaatgcttggatcaaataaagaaaattgaagcaaCTGGGTGCAACCAAGAGATGGCGTCATTTGAAATTAATCTGAAGGAGAAAAA GTACCGGGAAGACTTTCGACCGCTCGTAAGAGGGTGCTCCTGTTACTGCTGTAAGAACCACACTCGTGCATACGTCCACCATCTGCTGGTGACCAACGAGCTGCTGGCCGGTGTCCTGCTTATGATGCACAACTTTGAGCACTACTTCAGATTTTTCTGCTCTATCCGAGAAGCACTAAAGAATGACACACTGGCACAGCTGAAAGAACTCATCTGCAGACAAATGTCTTAA